A part of Methanomassiliicoccales archaeon genomic DNA contains:
- a CDS encoding Lrp/AsnC family transcriptional regulator, which yields MSQDDLDQKILEILQKNGKLTNEEIGKLLGRSPSTIRDRIKRMEEDRTIIGYSAVVDEARVGIGADAYILADLPPEKEMNAMSGLLDIENVTEVIHTTGERRFMFRVMAENDSELLSLVDRKIRPLGFENLEIMRVLDHVIRNPGI from the coding sequence ATGTCCCAGGACGACCTAGATCAAAAGATCCTTGAGATCCTGCAAAAGAATGGGAAGCTGACCAATGAGGAGATTGGAAAGCTTCTAGGTCGATCCCCGTCCACCATACGGGACAGGATCAAGAGGATGGAGGAGGACCGCACGATCATTGGTTATTCAGCGGTCGTCGACGAGGCCAGGGTAGGTATAGGGGCTGATGCTTACATACTAGCCGATCTGCCCCCTGAGAAAGAAATGAACGCGATGAGCGGATTGCTGGACATCGAGAATGTGACCGAGGTCATCCATACTACAGGGGAAAGGAGGTTCATGTTCCGAGTGATGGCCGAGAACGACTCGGAGCTCTTGTCCTTGGTCGATAGAAAAATAAGACCGCTCGGTTTCGAGAACCTGGAGATAATGAGGGTCCTCGACCATGTCATAAGGAACCCAGGAATCTGA
- a CDS encoding NUDIX hydrolase, with translation MGEGELVGIIGSLNGSQEGQLIRLEGDAVYLTEVGDELLSVYHIREKVLRAQVEHLWKKPWLTTDGVILKDEKVVLIKRGKEPFKGLWALPGGIVEYGERVEDCVVREVREETGLQTRVLGISGVYSDPERDPRGHFVTIAFNLEVTGGDLRAGDDAAGVGLHDPLSLPDMAADHREIIEDALRQRGHLSRGKHLKKSGKIL, from the coding sequence ATGGGCGAGGGAGAACTGGTAGGCATAATAGGCTCTCTCAATGGATCTCAGGAAGGGCAGCTTATACGACTCGAGGGGGATGCTGTCTATTTGACAGAGGTGGGGGATGAGCTGCTCTCGGTCTACCATATTCGGGAAAAAGTGCTGCGGGCACAGGTGGAACATCTGTGGAAGAAGCCTTGGCTGACAACGGACGGGGTCATCCTCAAAGATGAAAAGGTCGTCCTAATAAAAAGGGGGAAAGAGCCTTTCAAGGGGCTTTGGGCTCTTCCAGGAGGCATCGTGGAATATGGTGAGAGGGTCGAGGACTGTGTCGTCCGTGAGGTGAGAGAGGAGACCGGACTGCAAACCAGAGTATTGGGCATCAGTGGTGTCTATTCTGATCCTGAAAGGGACCCCAGGGGACACTTTGTCACCATCGCGTTCAATCTGGAGGTGACGGGCGGAGACCTAAGGGCAGGAGACGATGCAGCTGGAGTAGGTCTGCATGACCCGCTATCACTTCCAGATATGGCAGCTGACCATAGAGAGATCATCGAGGATGCACTGAGGCAGAGGGGCCACCTGTCTCGAGGAAAACACTTAAAGAAGTCCGGAAAGATATTATAG
- a CDS encoding 50S ribosome-binding GTPase: MLNFRKRLPTIMMPQEILDKAFLRVSKIDATGDSKFDMIKNKSTARVNAAGDIVHSILLNYNRAFPSVNKREGFTVELMCVLIDMDQLKRSLSKLEWGAEKVQELRKEYDRRIKAARDLDELDSARKEFYGRTSSIVWRMEPHLKTLAKAREELRKIPLVDEEIPTMVIAGFPNVGKSQLVERISTAKPKIAPYPFTTQGICIGHKTVGWRKFQVIDTPGLLDRPLEERNSIELQAILALKYLADLIVFVIDPTGTAGYTLEQQERLLASVKQNFPDVHLLVVENKADILRTDSDRRKISALSGEGIPELLEEIMVFFKENEKDSLLSEPIDRISNSRPL, encoded by the coding sequence GTGTTGAACTTTAGAAAGAGGCTTCCGACAATAATGATGCCACAGGAGATACTAGACAAAGCGTTCCTCCGAGTTTCAAAGATTGATGCCACCGGTGATTCAAAGTTCGACATGATCAAGAACAAATCCACGGCAAGGGTCAATGCGGCGGGGGACATAGTGCATTCTATCCTCCTTAATTACAACAGGGCCTTTCCAAGCGTGAACAAGAGGGAGGGATTCACGGTCGAACTAATGTGCGTCCTCATCGACATGGACCAGTTGAAGAGGTCGCTGTCTAAGCTTGAATGGGGGGCGGAAAAGGTCCAGGAACTTAGGAAGGAGTATGACAGGAGGATCAAGGCCGCGAGGGACCTCGACGAGCTAGATTCTGCCAGAAAAGAATTCTATGGGCGCACTTCTTCGATAGTTTGGAGGATGGAACCCCATCTAAAGACTCTGGCCAAGGCGAGAGAGGAGCTCCGAAAGATCCCATTGGTCGACGAGGAGATCCCGACCATGGTCATCGCGGGATTCCCTAACGTCGGGAAGAGCCAGCTTGTTGAGAGGATATCTACAGCCAAGCCGAAGATAGCCCCATATCCATTCACCACCCAAGGTATATGCATCGGACACAAGACCGTTGGATGGAGGAAATTCCAGGTGATCGATACCCCTGGGCTCTTGGACCGTCCGCTCGAAGAACGGAATTCAATAGAGCTCCAAGCGATCCTTGCCTTGAAATATCTGGCCGATCTGATAGTGTTCGTTATCGACCCTACTGGGACAGCAGGATACACCTTGGAGCAGCAGGAAAGATTGCTCGCCTCCGTAAAGCAAAATTTTCCTGATGTGCACCTGTTGGTGGTAGAGAACAAAGCGGACATCCTCAGGACCGATAGCGACAGGAGAAAAATATCAGCCTTGTCGGGAGAAGGAATTCCTGAGCTGCTTGAGGAGATCATGGTATTCTTCAAGGAGAATGAAAAGGATTCCTTATTGTCCGAGCCGATCGATCGAATTTCAAATAGTCGGCCCTTATGA